The following coding sequences are from one Acidimicrobiia bacterium window:
- a CDS encoding S9 family peptidase, which produces MIWLKGLVVSLTCWAVNAVTVAAPGGSWVSPLTAQAVVAGAVSPGEVQVHDGQVWWSESRPDEGGRTVVVCDGVDAVGPEINVRTAVHEYGGGAWTVVAGRLVFSDFSDQRLYRQEADGSLTVLTLEPEESRGLRYADGCPTPDGRWLVCVRERHGVSLLEPENEIVAVALDGTQEVRVLVEGPDFVSNPRVSPDGSQLCWVQWDHPDLPWDNTELWLADFDDGVLSNQCLVAAEGESFFQPAWSPDGVLHVVTDRDNWWHLYRVEGDGLRQLTFGDLEVATPQWVFGLSRYAFVGDEVWLAFTQEGTDHLGVLSADGQLRRVETSATSINSLAAYSEGVVAVLASFGEEPAVTVVTGTESQTLSVRRDLGLDSSWFPQPEMVTFASSNNEVAYALVYPPTNPNFEAEEGQAPPLMVLAHGGPTGAARTQLQLSVTYWTSRGFCVADVNYRGSTGYGRTFRHRLWGNWGVLDVEDCLAVTQHLVDQGKANGDRLAIKGGSAGGFTVLAAVTFYDLFSAGASRYGVADLAALAADTHKFEARYLDRLVGQWPEDEAVYAQRSPINHLDQLATPMLLLQGSLDKIVPPNQAHLMAEGLRQRRVPFALLEFADEGHGFRKAENQVRALEAEQAFFADRFGFVAADDLPPLNIEG; this is translated from the coding sequence ATGATTTGGTTGAAGGGGTTAGTCGTATCGCTGACCTGTTGGGCGGTTAATGCGGTGACCGTGGCGGCCCCGGGGGGTTCTTGGGTTTCGCCGTTAACGGCTCAAGCAGTAGTGGCTGGGGCGGTAAGCCCGGGTGAGGTTCAGGTGCATGATGGCCAGGTGTGGTGGTCGGAAAGCCGTCCCGATGAAGGCGGCCGCACCGTGGTGGTGTGCGACGGGGTTGATGCCGTTGGGCCAGAAATAAATGTTCGCACTGCTGTTCATGAGTATGGCGGTGGGGCGTGGACGGTGGTGGCGGGGCGACTGGTTTTTTCTGATTTTTCTGATCAGCGTTTGTACCGTCAAGAGGCAGATGGCTCGTTGACGGTTTTAACTCTGGAGCCTGAGGAATCGCGGGGTTTGCGTTACGCCGATGGCTGCCCCACGCCCGATGGCCGATGGTTGGTGTGTGTGCGTGAACGGCATGGGGTTTCGTTGCTTGAACCCGAGAACGAGATTGTGGCCGTGGCTCTCGATGGCACCCAAGAAGTGCGGGTGTTGGTGGAGGGCCCAGATTTTGTGTCTAACCCGCGGGTGTCACCTGATGGTTCTCAGTTGTGTTGGGTGCAGTGGGATCACCCTGATTTGCCGTGGGATAACACTGAGTTGTGGTTGGCCGATTTTGACGATGGGGTGCTGAGCAATCAGTGTTTGGTGGCGGCGGAAGGTGAGTCGTTTTTTCAACCAGCGTGGAGCCCCGATGGGGTGCTGCATGTGGTCACCGATCGGGACAATTGGTGGCACTTGTACCGGGTAGAGGGCGACGGTTTGCGGCAGTTGACTTTTGGCGACTTAGAGGTGGCGACGCCGCAGTGGGTGTTCGGCTTGAGCCGCTATGCCTTTGTGGGTGATGAGGTGTGGTTGGCTTTTACCCAAGAGGGCACCGACCATTTGGGGGTTTTGTCTGCCGATGGCCAGTTGCGTCGGGTGGAGACTTCTGCCACCAGCATCAACTCGTTGGCGGCTTATAGCGAAGGTGTGGTGGCGGTGCTGGCGTCGTTTGGTGAAGAGCCAGCGGTGACGGTGGTTACGGGCACCGAGAGCCAAACGCTTTCGGTTCGCCGAGATTTGGGTCTTGACTCGTCGTGGTTTCCGCAACCTGAGATGGTGACTTTTGCCAGCAGCAATAATGAGGTGGCTTATGCCTTGGTGTATCCGCCCACCAACCCTAATTTTGAAGCCGAAGAGGGGCAGGCCCCGCCGTTAATGGTGTTGGCTCACGGGGGCCCTACCGGAGCGGCCCGCACTCAGTTGCAATTGTCTGTTACTTATTGGACCAGTCGGGGCTTTTGTGTAGCCGATGTGAATTATCGGGGCTCTACCGGGTACGGTCGGACTTTTCGCCACCGCTTGTGGGGCAATTGGGGGGTGCTTGATGTTGAGGATTGCCTTGCCGTGACCCAGCATTTGGTGGACCAGGGCAAAGCCAATGGCGACCGTTTGGCTATTAAAGGGGGCAGCGCCGGCGGGTTCACGGTGTTGGCGGCCGTTACTTTTTACGACCTGTTTTCTGCAGGGGCTAGCCGCTACGGGGTGGCAGACCTTGCTGCTTTAGCGGCCGACACTCACAAGTTTGAAGCCCGTTACCTAGATCGCTTGGTGGGTCAATGGCCCGAAGATGAGGCGGTTTATGCCCAGCGGTCGCCTATTAATCATTTGGATCAATTGGCCACCCCCATGTTGTTGTTGCAGGGTTCTTTGGACAAAATCGTGCCCCCTAACCAGGCGCACCTTATGGCGGAGGGCCTGCGGCAACGCCGGGTGCCGTTTGCTTTGCTGGAGTTCGCCGACGAGGGCCATGGTTTTCGTAAAGCAGAGAATCAGGTGCGAGCCCTCGAAGCCGAGCAGGCTTTTTTTGCGGACCGGTTTGGTTTTGTGGCTGCCGATGATTTGCCGCCGCTAAACATTGAGGGTTAA
- a CDS encoding 2-isopropylmalate synthase, which translates to MSTPDNKERVVIFDTTLRDGEQSPGISLDVVEKLEIAEQLARLGVDYIEAGFPIASQGDFEAVQAIATSVKGPVICGLSRTAHKDIDRCWEAIEPAAKRRIHTFIATSPTHMEFKLKMSPEQVLAEAASAVKRAREYTDDVEFSPEDASRSDFDFMCEVLQAVVDNGAGTLNIPDTVGFATPTEWAKRIADIRKRVPGDYVISTHCHNDLGLAVANSLAAVDAGARQVECTINGIGERAGNAAMEEIVMAINTRPDIYPNVEVSIRTEELARSSQMVSRLTGYPVQFNKAVVGRNAFAHEAGIHQHGVLNERTTYEIMDPAAVGQGESQLVLGKHSGRAAFKDRLAKLGVAIQGDALNAAFTRFKELADRKIQLTDADLEALVHEEIGGQAEHAYELVSVEARGGTTTTPSADLVLEINGETLEVSSDGDGMIDACCTAIKNATGVEGHLTDYLVTSVTGGVDALADVTLSFESDDGVKVAGRGLSTDVVEASARAFLSALNKIARIRSSGEDPNAVERPGHIG; encoded by the coding sequence ATGAGCACCCCCGACAACAAAGAACGGGTAGTTATTTTTGACACCACCTTGCGTGATGGCGAACAATCGCCGGGCATTTCGCTGGACGTGGTTGAAAAATTAGAGATTGCTGAACAGTTGGCCCGTTTGGGGGTTGATTACATTGAGGCCGGGTTCCCTATTGCCAGTCAGGGCGACTTCGAAGCAGTGCAGGCCATTGCTACGTCGGTTAAGGGCCCGGTAATTTGTGGCTTGTCGCGTACGGCGCATAAAGACATTGACCGTTGTTGGGAAGCTATTGAACCGGCGGCAAAGCGGCGTATCCATACGTTTATTGCTACCAGCCCAACGCACATGGAATTTAAGTTAAAGATGAGTCCGGAGCAGGTGTTGGCTGAGGCGGCGTCGGCGGTGAAGCGGGCTCGGGAGTACACCGATGATGTGGAGTTCAGCCCGGAGGATGCTTCTCGCTCTGATTTTGATTTCATGTGCGAGGTGTTGCAAGCGGTGGTCGACAACGGGGCGGGCACGCTGAATATTCCCGACACGGTGGGTTTTGCTACGCCGACGGAGTGGGCGAAACGCATTGCCGATATTCGCAAACGGGTGCCGGGCGATTACGTAATTTCGACGCATTGTCACAATGACTTAGGTTTGGCGGTAGCCAACTCGTTGGCTGCTGTTGATGCCGGGGCCCGCCAGGTGGAGTGCACTATTAACGGTATTGGTGAGCGTGCGGGTAATGCGGCAATGGAAGAAATCGTTATGGCTATAAATACTCGGCCTGATATTTACCCCAATGTGGAGGTGTCTATCCGTACCGAAGAGTTGGCGCGTTCTAGCCAGATGGTGAGCCGTTTGACCGGTTATCCGGTGCAGTTCAACAAAGCGGTGGTTGGTCGTAATGCATTTGCTCACGAGGCGGGCATTCATCAACATGGGGTACTTAATGAGCGCACGACTTACGAAATTATGGACCCCGCTGCGGTGGGTCAAGGGGAAAGCCAGTTGGTTTTGGGCAAGCATTCGGGACGGGCGGCCTTTAAAGACCGTTTGGCAAAACTGGGTGTTGCTATTCAAGGCGATGCGTTGAATGCGGCGTTTACTCGCTTTAAAGAGTTGGCGGATCGCAAGATTCAACTCACCGATGCCGATTTGGAGGCTTTGGTGCATGAAGAAATTGGTGGCCAGGCCGAGCATGCTTACGAGTTGGTCAGCGTGGAGGCTCGTGGGGGCACTACCACTACGCCATCGGCTGATTTGGTGTTGGAAATCAACGGGGAAACTCTGGAGGTCTCGTCGGATGGTGACGGCATGATCGATGCTTGTTGCACGGCCATTAAAAACGCTACGGGGGTAGAGGGCCATTTGACCGACTATTTGGTGACGTCGGTTACTGGTGGGGTTGATGCGTTGGCCGATGTGACGTTGTCGTTTGAAAGCGACGATGGGGTCAAGGTGGCGGGCCGTGGGTTGTCTACCGATGTGGTGGAAGCTTCGGCGCGAGCTTTTTTGTCGGCGCTTAACAAGATTGCTCGCATTCGTTCTTCGGGCGAGGACCCTAATGCGGTGGAGCGTCCGGGGCACATTGGCTGA
- a CDS encoding phosphoadenylyl-sulfate reductase gives METITTVNIRRTPALNATEIEKLNTQYETAHPCEIITWAQQNFGHNLALTTSFSDTLLIDLALKVDPDLEVIFLDTGYHFSQTLQTLRQAQKRYRINLRVIRPQPPAADLWAADTDQCCNQRKVEPLNQALADKTAWLSGLRRTDSPQRAHTPIIEQDRRGLIKINPLAAWPEKDLTEYWEQNNILTNPLTAEGYSSIGCWPCTERPAENEDLRSGRWTSSNKTECGIHL, from the coding sequence ATGGAAACCATCACAACGGTAAACATTCGACGCACCCCGGCCCTTAACGCCACCGAAATTGAAAAACTCAACACCCAATACGAAACCGCCCACCCCTGCGAAATCATTACCTGGGCCCAACAAAACTTCGGCCACAACCTCGCCCTCACCACCTCATTTTCCGACACCCTCCTCATCGACCTCGCCCTCAAAGTCGACCCCGACCTCGAAGTCATCTTCTTAGATACCGGCTACCACTTTTCCCAAACCCTCCAAACCCTCCGCCAAGCACAAAAACGCTACCGCATCAACCTGCGAGTAATACGGCCCCAACCCCCAGCCGCCGACCTCTGGGCCGCCGACACCGACCAATGCTGCAACCAACGCAAAGTCGAACCCCTCAACCAAGCCCTCGCCGACAAAACCGCATGGCTCTCCGGGTTACGCCGCACCGACAGCCCCCAGCGAGCACACACCCCAATTATTGAACAAGACCGACGCGGGCTCATCAAAATAAACCCCCTCGCCGCTTGGCCAGAAAAAGACCTCACCGAATACTGGGAACAAAACAATATTTTGACCAACCCCCTCACCGCTGAGGGCTACTCATCTATCGGTTGCTGGCCCTGCACCGAACGACCAGCAGAGAACGAAGACCTCCGCAGCGGCCGCTGGACCTCCAGCAACAAAACAGAATGCGGAATCCACCTCTAA
- the cobA gene encoding uroporphyrinogen-III C-methyltransferase, which yields MTVHLVGAGPGSADLLTIRAAKLLARADIVVYDRLIDPDVLALIAPWAELIDVGKTPGSKINNQDHINHVLITASQRAETVVRLKGGDPFVFGRGGEEALALRAAGAEVTEVPGITSAIAGPAAAGIPVTQRGYSSGFTVITGHQDPATGQPINWKAAAQLGTTLIILMGASRTVALAQQLQDGGLAPDTPVAAIRSATTDQQEIRRTTLAELPGVPVKAPSVLVIGAVAALEVTDTHLHQLTDHLSTSGDPK from the coding sequence ATGACCGTACATTTAGTAGGCGCCGGCCCCGGCAGCGCCGACCTTCTCACCATACGAGCCGCCAAACTCTTAGCCCGCGCCGACATTGTTGTCTACGACCGACTCATCGACCCCGACGTGCTGGCCCTCATCGCCCCCTGGGCCGAACTCATCGACGTCGGAAAAACCCCCGGCAGTAAAATCAACAACCAAGACCACATCAACCACGTGCTGATCACCGCCAGCCAGCGAGCCGAAACCGTCGTGCGCCTCAAAGGAGGCGACCCCTTCGTCTTCGGCCGCGGCGGAGAAGAAGCCCTCGCCCTACGAGCCGCCGGAGCTGAAGTAACCGAAGTACCCGGCATAACCTCAGCCATCGCCGGGCCCGCCGCCGCCGGCATTCCGGTCACCCAACGCGGGTACTCCAGCGGGTTCACCGTCATCACCGGCCACCAAGACCCCGCCACCGGCCAGCCCATCAACTGGAAAGCAGCTGCCCAACTGGGCACCACCCTGATCATCCTCATGGGCGCCTCCAGAACTGTTGCCTTAGCCCAACAACTTCAAGACGGCGGACTCGCCCCCGACACCCCAGTAGCGGCCATCCGCTCCGCCACCACCGACCAACAAGAAATACGCCGCACCACGCTGGCTGAACTCCCCGGAGTACCGGTAAAAGCCCCCAGCGTGTTGGTCATCGGTGCCGTAGCGGCCCTCGAAGTCACCGACACCCACCTGCATCAACTCACCGACCACCTGTCTACCTCTGGAGACCCAAAATGA
- a CDS encoding branched-chain amino acid ABC transporter permease, producing MSPHRRESFVLALATGLVGVTFGVFADSAGFSLAQAMVLSSLTFTGASQFAAVSVIGSGGTPLAAVGSALLLAARNSLYGPVVAPLLRTKSLGRRAVAAHFVIDETTAMATAQKDPEAGRDAFWFTGVWLFIFWNLGTMAGVVAGSSLEDPQAWGLDAAFPAAFVVLLVPHIKTRPSQSTAALGALIALVAVPLVPVGLPMLLAALAVGLGWWMQRQNGDPL from the coding sequence ATGAGCCCGCATCGTCGGGAGTCTTTTGTTTTAGCGTTGGCTACTGGTTTGGTGGGGGTCACTTTTGGTGTCTTTGCTGATTCTGCTGGATTTTCGCTCGCTCAGGCCATGGTTCTGTCGTCCTTAACCTTTACCGGGGCTTCTCAGTTTGCCGCTGTTTCGGTTATTGGTTCTGGGGGTACTCCGCTTGCTGCGGTAGGTAGCGCTTTGTTGTTGGCGGCTCGTAATAGTTTGTACGGCCCGGTGGTGGCTCCGTTGTTACGCACGAAATCTTTGGGCCGCCGAGCGGTGGCCGCCCATTTTGTTATCGACGAAACCACCGCTATGGCTACTGCTCAAAAAGATCCCGAAGCCGGGCGGGATGCTTTTTGGTTCACCGGTGTTTGGTTGTTTATTTTTTGGAATCTGGGCACCATGGCCGGCGTGGTGGCTGGCAGTTCGCTTGAGGACCCTCAGGCGTGGGGTCTTGATGCAGCGTTCCCAGCGGCTTTTGTGGTTTTGTTGGTGCCGCATATTAAAACTCGCCCGAGCCAAAGCACGGCTGCTTTGGGGGCGTTGATTGCTTTGGTGGCTGTGCCGCTAGTGCCGGTGGGGCTACCCATGTTGTTGGCGGCCTTAGCGGTCGGTTTGGGCTGGTGGATGCAACGCCAAAATGGTGACCCATTATGA
- a CDS encoding AzlD domain-containing protein: protein MMSWSALLLLAAGAYAFKLIGMLVGDRLATRFSVVASLLPAALFAAIIVLMTFAEGGRLVFDARLVGVAAGAVALWRRAPFVLVVLVAMASTAAWRAVT, encoded by the coding sequence ATTATGAGTTGGTCGGCCCTTTTGTTGTTAGCGGCCGGGGCGTATGCCTTTAAGTTGATTGGCATGTTGGTTGGGGATCGTTTGGCGACGCGTTTTTCTGTGGTGGCCAGTTTGTTGCCGGCGGCTTTGTTCGCGGCCATTATTGTTTTGATGACTTTCGCCGAGGGGGGCCGCTTGGTGTTTGATGCCCGTTTGGTGGGGGTGGCTGCGGGTGCGGTGGCGTTGTGGCGGCGGGCTCCTTTTGTGTTGGTGGTGCTTGTTGCTATGGCTTCTACGGCGGCTTGGCGGGCCGTCACTTAA
- a CDS encoding hemolysin III family protein — MDQPDFQPVIPPGVSPSIKRMLSRPRPRWRGVIHRVAVPCSLVAGAITVAYAPAGSDRFGAAVYAFGASLMFIASALVHLKHWPIPLWERLFRFDHAAIFVLIASGATPVAITALSGRSEALMLWAVWIGAAVGVGLRLLPFHPPKGLMNTLFLVLGWVPILVATDLYHALSLTVLVLIGVEAVLYSAGALMLGARWPNPSPHVFGYHEIWHVLVTCAVAVHYVVVVLITNA; from the coding sequence GTGGACCAACCAGATTTTCAACCGGTGATACCGCCCGGTGTGTCGCCGTCAATCAAACGCATGTTGTCGCGACCGCGACCGCGATGGCGGGGAGTTATTCATCGGGTAGCGGTGCCTTGTTCGTTGGTGGCCGGAGCCATCACCGTTGCTTATGCTCCGGCGGGGAGTGATCGTTTTGGGGCGGCGGTGTATGCCTTTGGGGCGTCGTTGATGTTTATCGCTAGTGCGTTGGTGCATCTCAAGCATTGGCCGATTCCTCTGTGGGAGCGTTTGTTCCGTTTTGACCATGCCGCAATTTTTGTGTTGATTGCTTCGGGTGCTACCCCGGTGGCGATTACGGCACTTAGTGGTCGTTCGGAAGCGCTCATGTTGTGGGCGGTGTGGATTGGGGCTGCAGTGGGGGTGGGTTTGCGGTTGTTGCCGTTTCATCCGCCGAAGGGGTTGATGAATACGTTGTTTTTGGTGCTGGGTTGGGTGCCGATTTTGGTGGCCACTGATTTGTATCATGCTTTGAGCCTCACGGTGTTGGTGCTTATTGGGGTTGAGGCGGTGTTGTATAGCGCCGGGGCGCTCATGTTGGGGGCGCGTTGGCCGAACCCTTCTCCGCATGTTTTTGGTTACCACGAGATATGGCATGTGCTGGTTACCTGTGCGGTGGCGGTGCATTACGTGGTGGTGGTTTTGATAACCAATGCCTGA
- a CDS encoding pyridoxal phosphate-dependent aminotransferase: protein MTSNRLSQRIGAIAESATMAVDKKAKALKAAGEPVIGFGAGEPDFATPPHIVEAAVEACLNPASHKYTPAGGLPVLKEALVEKTERDSGWRPTASQFLITNGGKHAVYNSCAVLLDPGDEVLLPAPYWTTYPESIALAGGVAVPLLTDTAAGFKVTVDQLEAARTDRTKALMFVSPSNPTGAVYSLEEIQAIGRWCVEHGIWVIADEIYEHLTYDGHEHHSIRAAVPELADTCLIVNGVAKTYAMTGWRVGWMIGPEDAIKAATNLQSHATSNVANVSQYAALAAVSGDLSAVVEMRSAFDRRRVVMTQMLQAIDGVEMLVPQGAFYAYPDLSAFLGREIAGRVATTTSELAAIILDVAQVAIVPGEAFGTPGYARLSFALGDDDLVEGVSRIADLLGG, encoded by the coding sequence ATGACCAGCAATCGACTTTCTCAACGCATTGGCGCTATTGCCGAATCGGCCACTATGGCCGTGGATAAAAAAGCCAAGGCCCTTAAGGCGGCCGGTGAGCCGGTTATTGGTTTTGGGGCCGGTGAGCCAGACTTTGCTACCCCGCCTCACATTGTTGAAGCGGCTGTAGAGGCGTGTTTGAATCCGGCGTCGCATAAGTACACCCCGGCGGGCGGGCTGCCGGTACTCAAAGAAGCGTTGGTAGAAAAAACGGAGCGTGATTCTGGTTGGCGGCCTACGGCGTCGCAGTTTTTGATTACTAACGGCGGCAAGCATGCGGTGTATAACTCGTGTGCTGTGTTGCTAGACCCCGGCGACGAGGTGTTGCTGCCGGCTCCTTATTGGACGACTTACCCGGAGTCCATTGCTTTGGCGGGCGGCGTTGCCGTGCCGTTGCTTACCGATACGGCGGCTGGTTTTAAGGTGACCGTGGATCAACTTGAAGCGGCGCGCACCGACCGCACTAAGGCTTTGATGTTTGTGTCGCCGTCGAACCCAACGGGGGCGGTGTATTCGTTGGAGGAAATTCAAGCCATTGGGCGCTGGTGTGTGGAGCACGGCATTTGGGTTATCGCTGACGAGATTTATGAACATTTGACTTACGACGGTCATGAGCATCATTCCATTCGAGCTGCGGTGCCTGAGTTGGCGGATACGTGTTTGATCGTCAACGGGGTGGCTAAAACTTATGCCATGACTGGGTGGCGTGTGGGGTGGATGATCGGCCCCGAAGACGCTATTAAGGCGGCCACTAACTTGCAGTCGCATGCCACGAGCAACGTGGCCAACGTGTCGCAGTACGCAGCGTTGGCGGCCGTGTCGGGAGATTTGTCGGCGGTGGTTGAAATGCGCTCGGCTTTTGACCGGCGTCGGGTGGTGATGACGCAGATGCTTCAGGCCATTGATGGGGTGGAGATGTTGGTGCCGCAGGGGGCTTTTTATGCGTACCCAGATTTGTCGGCCTTTTTGGGTCGAGAGATTGCTGGTCGGGTGGCTACGACGACGAGCGAGTTGGCGGCCATTATTTTAGATGTTGCTCAGGTAGCGATTGTGCCTGGTGAGGCTTTCGGCACACCTGGTTATGCCCGTTTGTCGTTTGCTTTAGGCGACGATGATTTGGTTGAAGGGGTTAGTCGTATCGCTGACCTGTTGGGCGGTTAA
- a CDS encoding MBL fold metallo-hydrolase codes for MIFDQYYLDCLSQASYLVGDESTGRAVVVDPRRDVGEYLADAEAKGLTIELVIETHFHADFLSGHLELAAATGAEVAYSSVASPAFDFRAMQDGERVSLGEVVLEFRHTPGHTPESMSIVVWEHADDAEPHAVLTGDTLFIGDVGRPDLLSSVGFAQDDLASQLYDS; via the coding sequence ATGATCTTTGACCAGTACTACTTGGATTGCCTTTCTCAGGCTTCGTATTTGGTGGGCGATGAATCCACAGGACGGGCGGTGGTCGTGGACCCTCGCCGCGATGTGGGGGAGTATTTGGCTGATGCTGAGGCCAAGGGTCTTACCATCGAGCTGGTTATCGAAACCCATTTTCATGCCGATTTTTTGTCGGGCCATTTAGAGTTGGCGGCCGCTACGGGCGCTGAGGTGGCGTATTCGTCGGTGGCCAGCCCGGCTTTTGATTTTCGCGCTATGCAAGATGGTGAACGGGTGAGCCTTGGCGAGGTGGTTTTAGAGTTCCGTCATACGCCGGGGCACACGCCAGAGTCCATGAGCATTGTGGTGTGGGAACACGCTGATGATGCAGAACCCCATGCGGTGTTGACCGGCGACACGCTGTTTATCGGCGATGTGGGTCGACCAGATTTGTTGAGCTCGGTGGGTTTCGCTCAGGATGATTTGGCCAGCCAACTCTATGACAGCTT
- a CDS encoding DUF2892 domain-containing protein: MTVTLGSRELQAKLGTGETVIMLDVRTSAEYETRHIPGSVLVPLDALSGRCSKLGDLPGTVVLVCESGMRSEEACQKLAATGCGNAQVLAGGIMSWAEINGDLIYGEARWAMDRQVRLTAGSLVVLGVLLDFVVPGLRYLSLFVGAGLVFSAVTNTCTMALGLAKLPYNRGPVVDPDATIAKLRKGLELSA, encoded by the coding sequence ATGACTGTCACCCTTGGATCTCGAGAACTGCAAGCAAAGTTGGGCACCGGTGAAACGGTGATCATGCTTGATGTGCGCACCAGTGCAGAATACGAGACCCGGCATATTCCTGGTTCAGTGTTGGTGCCTTTGGATGCTTTGTCGGGCCGTTGTTCAAAACTCGGCGACTTGCCGGGCACCGTGGTGTTGGTCTGCGAGTCGGGCATGCGTTCTGAGGAGGCATGTCAAAAACTTGCGGCCACTGGTTGCGGTAATGCCCAGGTGCTTGCCGGCGGCATCATGTCGTGGGCCGAAATTAATGGTGATTTGATCTACGGTGAGGCTCGTTGGGCTATGGACCGTCAGGTGCGGTTGACCGCTGGGTCTTTGGTGGTGCTTGGCGTGTTGCTTGATTTTGTGGTGCCGGGCTTGCGTTATTTGTCATTGTTTGTGGGGGCCGGTCTGGTGTTTTCTGCCGTGACGAACACTTGCACTATGGCCTTGGGTCTGGCAAAGTTGCCTTATAACCGTGGTCCGGTGGTCGACCCAGACGCAACCATTGCCAAGTTGCGTAAAGGCTTGGAGCTTTCTGCCTAA
- a CDS encoding bifunctional precorrin-2 dehydrogenase/sirohydrochlorin ferrochelatase, protein MRNPPLTMTSPTPYPINLNLQNRPVLLVGAGPVAARKSIELLQAGAALTVVAPRAVPAIANHPNLRWHQRPYQRGEVASYRLALTATGHPEIDAQVHQDAEAAGIWVNSADDLPNCNYTLPAITRQGRLQITISTEGQSPAIATWLRKRLDQQIGAEHTALLDLAHETRNEMKTQLGSSESPGWAAALDTTFALLCRGQHPQARIYLRHAVGLDSVGLDQVAAAS, encoded by the coding sequence ATGCGGAATCCACCTCTAACCATGACCTCCCCCACCCCCTACCCCATCAACCTCAACCTCCAAAACCGCCCCGTACTCTTAGTCGGTGCCGGGCCAGTCGCCGCCCGCAAAAGCATTGAACTCCTCCAAGCGGGTGCCGCCCTCACCGTGGTAGCACCCCGCGCCGTACCCGCCATAGCCAACCACCCAAACCTGCGCTGGCACCAACGCCCCTACCAACGCGGAGAAGTGGCCTCCTACCGGCTCGCCCTCACCGCCACCGGCCACCCAGAAATAGATGCCCAAGTTCACCAAGACGCCGAAGCAGCCGGAATATGGGTAAACAGCGCCGACGATCTCCCCAACTGCAACTACACCCTGCCCGCCATCACCCGTCAAGGACGCCTCCAAATAACCATCTCCACCGAAGGCCAAAGCCCAGCCATCGCCACCTGGCTACGCAAACGCCTCGACCAACAAATCGGCGCCGAACACACCGCACTCTTAGACCTCGCCCACGAAACCCGCAACGAAATGAAAACCCAATTAGGCAGCAGTGAATCCCCCGGATGGGCCGCCGCCCTTGACACCACCTTCGCCCTCCTCTGCCGTGGCCAACACCCCCAAGCGCGCATCTACCTACGCCACGCCGTGGGTTTAGATTCCGTGGGCCTAGACCAAGTCGCAGCAGCCTCATGA
- a CDS encoding PaaI family thioesterase, whose translation MLNQPTQNSPGAEVADQVRSLIADLNQRDSTDQALVEAAKFVAQARKVLDGPVRLRWYEVDVDADDETAAKLQKEYRQHSLFRGGHNPLAPPITMSEESQADGSKRIVGMLCLGSEREGPPRTVHGGMVAAVFDDVLSGVLATAGASGSVTGKLTVRYRRPTPINTDLRFEAWVEHHQGSRLTARAQCVANGEVTAEAEALFISLDMRSMGSA comes from the coding sequence ATGCTAAATCAGCCAACACAAAACAGCCCCGGTGCCGAGGTGGCTGACCAAGTACGCAGCCTTATCGCTGACCTCAACCAGCGAGACTCCACAGACCAAGCGTTGGTCGAGGCGGCCAAGTTCGTCGCTCAAGCTCGCAAAGTGTTGGACGGCCCGGTGCGCCTTCGTTGGTACGAAGTAGACGTTGACGCCGATGACGAAACAGCCGCCAAACTTCAAAAAGAGTATCGACAGCATTCGCTGTTTCGTGGCGGCCATAACCCTTTGGCTCCTCCAATAACCATGAGCGAGGAAAGTCAAGCAGATGGGTCGAAGCGGATAGTGGGCATGCTTTGTTTGGGTTCTGAGCGAGAAGGGCCACCGCGTACCGTGCATGGCGGCATGGTGGCCGCAGTGTTTGACGATGTGCTCTCTGGGGTGTTGGCCACCGCCGGAGCCTCGGGTTCGGTGACCGGCAAACTCACCGTGCGCTATCGTCGGCCTACGCCAATAAATACTGATCTGCGTTTCGAGGCCTGGGTCGAGCATCACCAAGGTAGCCGCCTCACCGCCCGAGCCCAGTGTGTGGCCAACGGCGAGGTCACCGCCGAAGCCGAGGCTTTGTTTATCAGTTTGGATATGCGTTCCATGGGCAGTGCATGA